In a single window of the Planctomycetia bacterium genome:
- a CDS encoding transposase, translated as MSARRFNPEEIVNRLREADVLIAQRRTSAHAGRWIGVTEQTCYRRRKEHGGLKTDQAKRLKELNRENARLKRLARRAAQAITRIYGQLILVINASTNNEMSSKSSPLIPFRSAQLQSAGGGRSPS; from the coding sequence ATGAGCGCGAGGCGGTTCAATCCTGAGGAGATTGTCAACCGGCTTCGAGAGGCGGATGTGTTGATCGCCCAGAGGCGAACGTCGGCCCATGCCGGCAGGTGGATCGGCGTGACGGAGCAGACTTGCTATCGCCGGCGGAAGGAGCACGGCGGTTTGAAGACCGACCAGGCCAAGCGGCTTAAGGAGTTGAACCGGGAGAATGCCCGGCTCAAGCGACTGGCCCGCCGCGCCGCTCAAGCGATAACGCGCATTTACGGGCAGCTCATTTTGGTGATCAACGCCTCCACGAACAATGAGATGTCATCGAAGTCCAGCCCGTTGATCCCATTCAGATCGGCGCAGTTGCAATCTGCCGGCGGCGGCAGGAGCCCAAGCTGA
- the moaA gene encoding GTP 3',8-cyclase MoaA: MKADACSNHPEATIGPAVSLSVLEKHPITDTHGRTIDHLRLSVTSACNLRCLYCRPGACPPSSRASLTDDQRLDLVSHLYAHRGLRQLRLTGGEPLLHGSIVDLIARIRDAAPDLSLAMTTNGLRLAEMARDLRNAGLDRLNVSLDTIDPTRYRALTGGCVDHVIGGLSAALDAGFPPPRINTVVLRGHNDDSLADLAEWAIDRGFEIRFLEAMPIGQAAEFNRSHFVPEQRILRQIESRYLLRPLPSASGETSTRFVASNARHRGVIGIIAPLSKPFCGQCRRMRVTADGLLFPCLLDSRHISLSQCWERQSLDTHLADCLIDAAIAKKSLAGSLEQRTGMIKLGG, from the coding sequence ATGAAGGCCGATGCCTGTTCAAACCATCCCGAGGCGACGATCGGCCCGGCCGTTTCGCTTTCCGTACTCGAAAAGCACCCGATCACCGATACCCACGGCAGGACCATTGATCATCTTCGGCTTTCGGTCACGTCCGCTTGCAACCTGCGCTGTTTGTATTGCCGCCCCGGAGCCTGCCCGCCGTCGTCCCGCGCAAGCCTGACGGATGACCAGCGACTGGACCTCGTCAGTCATCTTTACGCACACCGAGGCCTTCGCCAATTGCGTCTGACCGGCGGTGAGCCGCTCTTGCACGGTTCGATCGTCGATCTCATAGCCCGCATACGTGATGCAGCGCCCGATCTGTCGCTCGCCATGACGACCAACGGCCTGCGCCTCGCCGAGATGGCCCGCGATCTCCGGAACGCGGGTCTCGACCGCCTCAACGTGTCGTTGGATACGATTGATCCGACGCGGTATCGAGCGCTCACCGGTGGCTGCGTCGATCACGTGATCGGCGGACTCTCCGCCGCGCTCGATGCAGGCTTCCCGCCGCCCAGGATCAACACCGTCGTCCTTCGCGGTCACAATGACGACAGCCTTGCCGATCTCGCAGAGTGGGCGATCGATCGTGGGTTTGAGATTCGCTTCCTCGAAGCCATGCCGATCGGCCAGGCGGCCGAGTTCAATCGTTCGCATTTCGTTCCGGAGCAGAGAATCCTCCGACAGATCGAGTCTCGATACCTTCTCAGGCCGCTCCCAAGCGCGAGCGGCGAAACCTCTACAAGATTCGTCGCCTCCAATGCCCGGCATCGCGGCGTAATCGGCATCATCGCGCCGCTCTCGAAACCGTTTTGCGGACAATGCCGGCGAATGCGTGTCACCGCCGACGGACTGCTCTTCCCATGTTTGCTCGATTCGCGACATATCAGTCTCTCACAATGTTGGGAGAGGCAGAGTCTTGACACCCATCTGGCGGACTGCCTGATCGACGCGGCAATCGCCAAAAAGAGCCTCGCCGGATCCCTTGAGCAGCGGACCGGCATGATCAAGCTGGGAGGGTAG
- a CDS encoding nitrate oxidoreductase subunit beta, giving the protein MSNVYNWQLGRSMSYPHPQASPKQQFAFVININRCIGCQTCTMACKSTWTFSKGQEHMWWTNVETKPYGGYPQNWDVKILDLLAQANPESVQWIGSPNGDTRKPYGELKGRTIFECPDVVARGAQPNQVLGYLPTEDEWRSPNIHEDTPPGGLTRPMDFGKGEDATGQNKHKAWFFYLARLCNHCSYPACLAACPRNSIYKRPEDGIVLIDQKECRGYRKCVEACPYKKSLYRGTTRTSEKCIACYPRVEGTDPESDGVPMETRCMSACIGQVRMQGLVQVNEDNTWIEDRYNPLYYLVHVAKVALPLYAQFGTEPNGYYIPPRWVPTKYLEQMFGPGVQDAVERYRAPDRELLAVLQLFRRSNRIIHRYEIKEGPKVWESTVADKKFEMFNDTIIAFDKKDREIFRTQVEEPIHVRSEMHANTI; this is encoded by the coding sequence ATGAGCAACGTATACAATTGGCAACTCGGCCGGTCGATGAGCTACCCCCATCCGCAGGCGTCGCCGAAGCAGCAGTTCGCCTTCGTCATCAACATCAATCGCTGCATCGGATGTCAGACATGCACGATGGCCTGCAAAAGCACCTGGACCTTCTCCAAAGGCCAGGAGCACATGTGGTGGACCAACGTCGAAACAAAGCCGTACGGCGGCTACCCGCAGAATTGGGATGTCAAGATTCTCGACCTGCTCGCCCAGGCGAATCCGGAAAGCGTTCAGTGGATCGGAAGTCCGAACGGCGACACGCGCAAGCCGTACGGTGAGTTGAAAGGCCGGACGATCTTCGAGTGTCCGGATGTCGTCGCCCGTGGAGCCCAGCCTAATCAGGTGCTCGGATACCTGCCAACGGAGGACGAGTGGCGGTCACCCAATATCCACGAAGACACGCCGCCGGGCGGACTGACCCGTCCCATGGACTTCGGCAAGGGCGAGGACGCAACCGGACAGAACAAGCACAAGGCCTGGTTCTTCTATCTCGCTCGGCTGTGCAACCATTGCAGCTATCCGGCGTGCCTCGCAGCCTGCCCTCGCAATTCGATCTACAAGCGACCCGAGGACGGTATCGTCCTCATCGACCAAAAAGAGTGCCGCGGATATCGCAAGTGTGTTGAGGCCTGCCCGTACAAGAAGTCGCTCTACCGCGGAACAACCCGGACCAGCGAGAAGTGCATCGCCTGCTACCCTCGCGTCGAAGGGACCGACCCCGAGTCCGATGGCGTCCCGATGGAAACGCGGTGCATGTCGGCCTGCATCGGACAGGTGCGCATGCAGGGCCTCGTTCAAGTCAACGAGGACAACACCTGGATCGAAGATCGCTACAACCCGCTCTATTACCTTGTGCATGTCGCCAAGGTCGCGCTGCCGCTCTATGCCCAGTTCGGAACTGAGCCCAACGGCTACTACATCCCACCTCGTTGGGTGCCCACCAAGTACCTGGAGCAGATGTTCGGCCCCGGCGTACAGGACGCCGTCGAACGATACCGCGCGCCCGATCGGGAATTGCTTGCCGTTCTGCAGCTCTTCCGGCGATCCAATCGGATTATTCACCGCTACGAAATCAAGGAAGGCCCCAAGGTCTGGGAATCGACCGTAGCCGACAAGAAATTCGAGATGTTCAACGACACGATCATTGCCTTCGACAAGAAGGATCGCGAAATCTTCCGTACACAGGTGGAGGAGCCCATCCATGTCCGATCGGAAATGCACGCCAACACCATCTAG
- a CDS encoding HYR domain-containing protein gives MGPGLQAGADHIIAFQCLNNGWGWPHGGCPTTFNNITGPIALGLLNAYSHTGDPAHLASAVAGGGYDLTFQYPNLEFRFGAMTSYFLWQLSLASGDVQYSTHAATKFFDELTAGTYGPGDLNTASWIAAVEAGRTGTWVNLRPWEFHTIIPTAAAIGNPGQAALFELGLLNGLNTLDNTAPATVYSDLIGLSGGVRGLALNSTTAFTAINSPLHGGINGISTLQALADQLASYQNADGSWNWHSDLSSLGGATETDKDTQTTAYAVLALLEADPLVVSDYSTNIAKGRDWLRSMQLPTGGFMSYPGGSENTEVEGEALSALVPDPCTDNRLEFQLAAGSDCVKPGETIQVELHQLNLTGLVAGFQAFSQFDSSAMTFVGGTYNTPLPYGQPVITPITAVGDDIDMASGINNFGGQTPTMADALLVTLSFTAVAEGPTTVSFRSHNPPNRFTDPVGAEVVPCLVQSPTIIIDGTPPVITCPANVTIECDEDDQPSNTGSATATDNLDPNPVITFSDSVAVGACPQESVITRTWTATDCAGNSITCDQTITVEDTTAPVITCPADVTVECDESTAPGNTGEIVMMPFDVNPTLSATQAPGVWYTDRYAPAGFVSASFGGDNRLKHSINASDCSPCRGGGFTSGFYDTQGRKYDILGTTKMSIDLYIPSAWGTTGRRMAGFWGTGFNSSAALTQSFPIIEFTSSPDGSGVARFRGWDNGWIDMGLPTGFVYDAWYTLTIELVGTNWVYTVGDLSLTVTAIDTGGTSVQIGNVILQGHNNTAGVTYDIYWDNFVATAFPVATDNCDPAPVITFSDSVAAGACPQASVITRTWTATDCAGNSITCDQTITVEDTTAPVITCPADVTVECDESTAPLNTGSPGHFQGFEDPGFASNTNPDWNNFNSSLSRVASGTGGITSKSGGFHAVIDSTSLPPNPDDFTGAFTRLGGYQSAFGGGFCVELDVYMDLSDPAVAANTYGWDLSAAANNQSGSHLRDFIFHTASNASGNILVGGSNNTNFTRRNDLGSINHYTITSTGWYRFQWVFRDAGDGSLAVDLNLLDAGGTLLFTETRNNSGDLIATLVGGHRYLWFTFLEVDTLAIDNTTVSNSAQATDNCDPAPVITFSDVSTQTSNGSCTDSSYTITRTWTATDACGNFSTCDQIITVDDTTAPVLSACPADITKNADAGGCTAVVTWTDPTAMDNCDPAPTVVCVPPSGSIFSGGTTTVTCTATDACGNSSQCSFDVTVSGSNEMVVSIDLQAAVAAGPFTRCITFELWNCPDTAPVATVDEVMTFTGGSASATVLVPCGTYTCVTARDKLHTLRRTLDPLPTVGTQYVADFAAAGKDLLGGNLNDDFWIDILDFGVYSSQFGTSPGASTTCATASPHSDISGDGLVGTGDFTFIQINFLLGHEANCCGQPLFMAGEGGSGPVTEIKVADLRAQGLGDLAAGDLNRDGVLNQSDIVEFINGARPTPRPQRRPIQEESRNIPLGD, from the coding sequence GTGGGTCCCGGGTTGCAGGCCGGCGCCGATCACATCATTGCCTTCCAGTGCTTGAACAACGGATGGGGCTGGCCGCACGGTGGCTGCCCGACGACGTTCAACAACATTACCGGGCCGATCGCCCTGGGGCTCCTCAACGCCTACAGCCATACCGGAGACCCGGCGCATCTGGCCTCGGCCGTCGCCGGCGGAGGTTACGACCTGACATTCCAGTATCCCAACTTAGAGTTCCGGTTTGGGGCGATGACATCCTACTTTCTTTGGCAACTGAGCCTCGCCTCGGGTGACGTGCAATACAGCACCCACGCCGCAACAAAGTTCTTTGACGAGCTGACGGCCGGCACGTATGGGCCTGGTGACCTGAACACTGCGAGTTGGATCGCGGCCGTCGAGGCTGGGCGAACCGGCACGTGGGTGAACTTGCGCCCGTGGGAATTTCACACCATCATCCCGACAGCCGCAGCCATCGGCAATCCCGGCCAGGCCGCCCTGTTTGAACTGGGCCTGTTGAACGGTCTGAACACGCTCGACAACACCGCTCCTGCCACAGTGTACAGCGATCTGATCGGCCTGTCGGGCGGAGTGCGGGGCTTGGCGCTCAACAGCACGACAGCATTCACCGCGATCAACAGCCCGCTCCACGGTGGGATCAACGGGATCAGCACGCTCCAGGCACTTGCAGATCAGTTGGCCAGCTACCAGAACGCCGATGGTTCGTGGAACTGGCACTCAGATCTCTCGAGCCTCGGCGGTGCAACTGAGACTGACAAAGACACACAGACCACCGCGTATGCCGTGCTAGCGCTCTTGGAGGCAGATCCGCTGGTCGTGTCAGACTACTCGACCAACATCGCCAAAGGCCGCGACTGGCTGCGATCCATGCAGTTGCCGACCGGTGGTTTCATGAGCTATCCGGGCGGCAGCGAGAACACCGAGGTCGAAGGCGAAGCGCTGAGCGCCTTGGTTCCCGATCCCTGCACCGACAATCGGCTGGAATTCCAGCTTGCCGCCGGTTCCGATTGCGTCAAGCCGGGTGAGACGATTCAGGTCGAGCTACACCAACTCAACCTGACCGGTCTCGTCGCCGGTTTCCAGGCATTCTCACAGTTCGACAGCTCGGCGATGACTTTCGTCGGCGGCACATACAACACGCCGTTGCCGTATGGCCAGCCGGTCATCACCCCGATCACGGCGGTCGGCGACGATATCGACATGGCCTCAGGCATCAACAACTTTGGCGGTCAGACGCCCACCATGGCCGATGCCTTGCTGGTGACGCTCTCATTCACGGCGGTGGCCGAAGGGCCGACGACAGTCAGCTTCCGTTCCCACAATCCGCCCAATCGCTTCACCGACCCGGTTGGCGCTGAGGTCGTGCCGTGCCTGGTGCAGTCGCCGACGATCATCATTGACGGCACGCCGCCTGTGATTACCTGTCCGGCGAATGTCACGATCGAATGCGACGAGGATGATCAGCCGTCGAACACGGGCAGTGCCACGGCGACGGACAACCTCGACCCCAATCCGGTGATCACGTTCAGTGACAGCGTGGCAGTCGGCGCTTGCCCGCAGGAGTCCGTCATCACGCGAACCTGGACGGCCACCGACTGCGCGGGCAACTCCATCACCTGTGATCAGACCATCACGGTGGAGGATACGACGGCGCCGGTGATTACCTGTCCGGCGGACGTGACGGTTGAGTGTGACGAGTCGACCGCTCCCGGCAATACCGGTGAGATCGTGATGATGCCGTTCGACGTGAATCCGACGCTCAGCGCGACCCAGGCGCCCGGAGTCTGGTACACGGACCGCTATGCGCCGGCAGGATTCGTGAGCGCATCCTTCGGCGGTGATAATCGGCTGAAGCACTCGATCAACGCGAGCGACTGCTCGCCTTGTCGCGGCGGGGGCTTCACCAGCGGCTTCTACGACACGCAGGGACGCAAGTACGACATATTGGGCACGACGAAGATGTCGATCGACCTCTACATTCCGTCCGCTTGGGGAACGACTGGGCGGCGCATGGCCGGCTTCTGGGGTACCGGGTTCAACTCGAGTGCAGCCTTAACACAGTCCTTCCCGATCATCGAGTTCACGAGCAGTCCCGACGGCAGCGGCGTGGCACGTTTCCGTGGCTGGGATAATGGATGGATCGATATGGGTCTGCCGACCGGCTTTGTCTATGACGCGTGGTACACGCTGACGATCGAGCTTGTTGGAACCAACTGGGTCTACACGGTCGGCGACTTGTCGCTGACTGTTACAGCTATTGACACTGGCGGTACGAGTGTGCAGATCGGCAACGTCATCCTGCAAGGTCATAACAACACGGCGGGCGTGACCTATGACATCTATTGGGATAATTTCGTCGCCACGGCGTTTCCGGTGGCGACTGACAACTGCGATCCGGCTCCGGTGATCACGTTCAGTGACAGCGTGGCAGCCGGCGCTTGCCCGCAGGCGTCCGTCATCACGCGAACCTGGACGGCCACTGACTGCGCGGGCAACTCCATCACCTGTGATCAGACCATCACGGTGGAGGATACGACGGCGCCGGTGATTACCTGTCCGGCGGACGTGACGGTTGAGTGTGACGAGTCGACCGCCCCATTGAACACCGGTTCGCCGGGACACTTCCAGGGCTTTGAAGATCCGGGCTTCGCGAGCAACACGAACCCGGACTGGAACAATTTCAACAGTTCGCTCTCGCGCGTGGCCTCGGGCACGGGCGGGATCACTTCGAAGTCGGGAGGATTTCACGCGGTCATCGACTCGACCTCGCTGCCTCCTAACCCAGACGACTTTACAGGTGCGTTCACCAGACTCGGCGGCTATCAATCGGCGTTCGGCGGCGGCTTCTGCGTGGAGCTCGACGTATATATGGATCTGTCCGACCCCGCGGTCGCCGCCAACACCTATGGATGGGATCTATCCGCGGCGGCGAACAACCAGTCGGGATCACACCTCCGTGATTTCATCTTCCACACCGCGTCGAACGCGTCCGGGAACATCCTGGTGGGCGGAAGCAACAACACCAACTTCACCCGCCGCAACGACCTTGGCAGCATCAACCACTACACCATCACGTCGACGGGCTGGTACCGGTTCCAGTGGGTATTCCGCGACGCGGGCGACGGTTCGTTGGCGGTTGACCTCAATCTTCTTGACGCAGGCGGCACGCTGCTGTTTACGGAGACGCGCAACAATTCGGGCGACTTGATTGCAACGCTTGTCGGCGGCCATCGCTACCTGTGGTTCACATTCCTTGAGGTCGACACGCTTGCGATCGACAACACCACGGTGTCGAACTCGGCGCAGGCGACTGACAACTGCGATCCGGCGCCGGTGATCACGTTCTCGGATGTCAGCACGCAGACGAGCAACGGAAGCTGCACCGACTCCAGTTACACGATCACGCGGACCTGGACGGCGACAGACGCCTGTGGCAATTTCAGTACCTGCGATCAGATCATCACGGTGGACGACACGACCGCGCCGGTGTTGAGCGCATGTCCAGCCGACATCACGAAGAATGCCGACGCGGGCGGATGCACTGCGGTGGTTACCTGGACCGATCCAACGGCGATGGACAATTGTGATCCGGCGCCGACCGTGGTCTGCGTGCCGCCGAGCGGCTCTATCTTCTCAGGAGGAACCACCACGGTGACCTGCACGGCGACCGATGCCTGCGGGAACTCCTCGCAGTGCTCGTTCGATGTGACGGTCAGCGGATCCAACGAGATGGTGGTCAGCATCGACCTGCAAGCCGCCGTGGCTGCTGGTCCATTCACGCGCTGCATCACCTTCGAGTTGTGGAATTGTCCTGACACGGCGCCGGTTGCGACCGTGGACGAGGTGATGACCTTCACCGGCGGTTCGGCGAGCGCAACGGTCCTGGTGCCGTGCGGCACGTACACCTGCGTGACGGCTCGCGACAAGTTGCACACGCTGCGGCGGACGCTCGACCCGTTGCCGACTGTTGGGACTCAATATGTCGCTGACTTCGCGGCTGCCGGCAAGGATTTGCTCGGCGGCAACCTGAACGACGATTTCTGGATCGACATACTCGACTTCGGCGTGTACTCGAGCCAGTTCGGTACGAGCCCGGGGGCCAGCACCACCTGCGCGACTGCTTCGCCGCACAGCGATATCAGCGGCGACGGTTTGGTCGGCACCGGCGACTTCACCTTCATCCAGATCAACTTCCTGCTCGGCCACGAGGCCAACTGCTGCGGGCAGCCCCTGTTCATGGCAGGTGAGGGCGGTAGCGGTCCCGTGACCGAGATCAAGGTGGCCGATTTGCGGGCCCAAGGTCTGGGTGACTTAGCGGCGGGTGATCTGAACCGTGACGGTGTACTGAATCAGTCGGATATCGTTGAATTCATCAACGGGGCCCGGCCAACGCCGAGACCCCAACGCCGACCGATTCAGGAAGAGAGCAGGAACATCCCGCTGGGCGACTAA
- a CDS encoding molecular chaperone TorD family protein: MSDRKCTPTPSSVIALARAKLARLIAAGFAEPCRENTDRFCHQAVQEEIREAARSLGLATAGVSAFFESMKDGIVLEQDYGRLLGHTVRSDCPPYELEYRGSEVFQQSQTLADMMGFYRAFGFDVTGPTMERGDHVATQWEFLAVLSMMECIADKPEEATRCVDAQREFLREHAASWMPAFFGRIQRAGPESALAKLSDLSHELLKEWCACLNVQIGPGWLELREITDEDSSITCGAPGTVELGPHLAAAMNQRD; this comes from the coding sequence ATGTCCGATCGGAAATGCACGCCAACACCATCTAGCGTCATCGCGCTTGCGCGGGCGAAGCTGGCCAGATTGATCGCCGCGGGTTTTGCAGAGCCTTGCCGCGAGAACACGGATCGGTTTTGCCATCAGGCCGTTCAGGAGGAGATTCGCGAGGCTGCGCGAAGTCTGGGGCTGGCGACGGCTGGAGTCAGCGCGTTCTTCGAGAGCATGAAGGACGGAATCGTCCTCGAACAGGATTACGGCAGGCTGCTGGGCCATACCGTCCGGTCCGATTGCCCGCCCTATGAACTCGAGTACCGCGGCTCCGAGGTGTTTCAACAGAGTCAGACGCTCGCCGACATGATGGGCTTCTATCGCGCATTCGGGTTCGACGTGACCGGACCCACGATGGAAAGAGGAGACCACGTCGCGACTCAGTGGGAATTCCTCGCCGTGCTCTCAATGATGGAGTGCATCGCGGACAAACCCGAGGAGGCGACCAGATGCGTGGACGCCCAACGGGAATTCCTACGCGAACACGCCGCCTCGTGGATGCCCGCGTTCTTCGGCCGAATCCAACGTGCGGGCCCCGAATCGGCACTGGCGAAACTTTCGGACTTGAGTCATGAATTGTTAAAAGAATGGTGTGCCTGCCTCAATGTTCAGATCGGCCCGGGCTGGCTGGAGCTTCGCGAGATCACTGACGAGGACTCATCCATCACCTGCGGCGCGCCCGGAACCGTGGAACTCGGTCCGCACCTGGCCGCGGCCATGAATCAGAGGGACTGA